The following is a genomic window from Clostridium sp..
GTGTAAGAGATGGAAGATTCAGTACGGATATAGCCAATGCACCTGACAGAAGTGTAAATCCCCAATTTGTCATTCCTACAAATATCAGCAGACCAAATAGTCCGACTACTATGGAAGGAAGTGATGCCATAGTTTCTATACACAATCTTATTACATTCAATAAAATTCCTTCCTTGGCATACTCAGCCAAGTATATTCCAGCTCCCAGTCCGAAAGGTATACTTATTACAAGTGCTACAATCAACATATAAAAAGAATTGAAAAGCTGTGGTCCTATTCCTCCTCCAGCTTCACCAAATTTGGCATTACCAAATAAAAAGGATGGGCTGTAGAATCCTTTGCCTTTAAATAGTATATATGCTATTAAAGCCACTAAAAGCAATATAACAAATCCAGATAATCCATATAAGATTCCAGTCCAAATTTTATCTTTAACTTTAGCATCCACTATTTAACCTCACTCCTCTTTCCAATTATCCTGATTATGATAATAAATATAAATGATATTATAAGCAATAGTAGCGCCAGAGACCATAATGCATCATTCCATGCAGTTCCCGATACGGTATTTCCCATATCCATGGTCAATATACTCGTAAGTGTAGACGTAGGTCCCAAAAGATGGTTAGGGAATTTTATTGAATTACCAATTACCATCTGCACTGCAAGTGCTTCTCCAACGGCTCTTGCAAGTCCCAGTACTATCCCTGTAAATATACCATTTTTAGCTGAAGGCAGTATAACTTTGGATATAGTCTGCCACCTGGTAGCTCCTAGTCCATAAGAGCCTTCAAGATAACTTTTGGGTACAACTTTAACTGCATCGGCAGATATACTTGCAATAGTTGGAAGTATCATTA
Proteins encoded in this region:
- the pstA gene encoding phosphate ABC transporter permease PstA, whose translation is MDAKVKDKIWTGILYGLSGFVILLLVALIAYILFKGKGFYSPSFLFGNAKFGEAGGGIGPQLFNSFYMLIVALVISIPFGLGAGIYLAEYAKEGILLNVIRLCIETMASLPSIVVGLFGLLIFVGMTNWGFTLLSGALAISVLNLPSLTRISENAIREAAKPVKEASLGLGATRWQTIWKIVLPSAIPEILTGIILAAGRIFGEAAALLYTAGMSAPKLNFTTVSLTNSASSFSLFRPAETLAVYIWKLNSEGMVPDAAQIANKASAVLVVMVLLFNVLARILGRKIYESYTGKR